A single genomic interval of Syntrophorhabdus sp. harbors:
- a CDS encoding NTP transferase domain-containing protein: MKIVAIIQARMGSSRLPGKVMADIAGKPMIHHVVSRIRRAKTVDLVAVATSTHESDDILASYCTDAGIPCFRGSENDVLDRYYRAAEHFGADIIVRLSSDCPLHDPDVVDMTVRTLLEGEADFVSGGLETTFPDGLDAAAFPMTTLEKTWREATLRSDREHVTTYIHKNPSLFRKKSIRNTEDLSNHRWTVDEPRDLEFVRRVYALLGEKPFGMRDVLELLDRHPEITTINAGISRNEGYAKSLEEEARGKGKGGP, translated from the coding sequence TTGAAAATAGTAGCTATCATTCAGGCACGAATGGGTTCTTCACGGCTCCCCGGGAAGGTCATGGCGGATATTGCCGGAAAACCAATGATCCATCATGTGGTCTCGAGGATCAGGAGAGCAAAGACGGTCGACCTCGTCGCGGTTGCCACCTCGACCCATGAGTCCGACGATATACTGGCGTCCTATTGCACGGACGCGGGCATCCCCTGCTTCAGAGGTAGCGAAAATGATGTGCTTGACCGGTATTACCGTGCTGCCGAACACTTTGGCGCCGATATCATCGTTCGGCTGTCATCCGACTGTCCGCTCCATGATCCGGATGTCGTCGACATGACAGTAAGGACACTCCTCGAGGGAGAAGCCGACTTTGTATCGGGAGGCCTTGAGACGACATTTCCCGACGGCCTTGACGCGGCGGCGTTTCCGATGACGACACTGGAAAAGACATGGCGCGAAGCGACGCTCAGGTCGGACAGGGAGCATGTCACGACTTACATCCATAAGAATCCATCCCTTTTTCGGAAAAAGAGCATCCGTAATACCGAGGATTTGTCCAATCACCGCTGGACGGTGGACGAACCAAGGGATCTCGAGTTCGTGAGGCGGGTATATGCCTTGCTCGGAGAAAAGCCCTTTGGTATGAGGGATGTTCTGGAGCTCCTTGACAGACATCCCGAAATCACCACGATCAACGCTGGTATCTCGCGCAACGAGGGATATGCCAAGTCGCTTGAGGAAGAGGCGCGCGGCAAGGGTAAGGGAGGACCATGA
- a CDS encoding aminotransferase class III-fold pyridoxal phosphate-dependent enzyme, which produces MTGKGQLLYKKAKSRIPGGTQLLSKRPELHLPEQWPSYYSRAKGVDVWDLDGNHYVDMSFNGVGASILGAGDPDVDAAVKAAIDNGSMSTLNCPEEVELAELLCELHPWAEMVRYARGGGEALAVAVRIARAFTGRDLIAFSGYHGWHDWYLAANLAEESALDGHLLPGLEPKGVPRGLLGTSMPFRYNHIEELETIVAEHGSALAAIVIEPVRRNDPAPGYLEGVRNYADRTGAVLIVDEVSAGFRMNTGGAHLLYGLTPDMAVFAKSMSNGYPMAAVIGKAGIMEAAQSTFISSTYWTERIGPSAAIATILKHRREDVANHLIDTGKSIQEGWRQAADSVGLKVDIGGIPPVSHIAFQYEESQALSTLFTQLMLERGFLAAKAFYATYAHTGNHVDSYLSAVREVFPILVQTVDEGSVAARLKGPVAHTGFHRLT; this is translated from the coding sequence ATGACAGGCAAGGGACAGCTGTTGTACAAAAAGGCGAAGTCAAGAATACCGGGAGGAACGCAGCTCCTGTCAAAAAGGCCGGAATTGCACCTGCCCGAACAATGGCCAAGCTATTACAGCAGGGCGAAGGGCGTAGATGTGTGGGATCTCGACGGAAACCATTATGTCGATATGAGCTTCAATGGCGTCGGGGCATCTATACTGGGGGCGGGTGATCCCGATGTGGATGCGGCCGTCAAGGCTGCGATAGACAACGGGTCCATGTCCACTCTGAATTGTCCCGAAGAGGTTGAACTGGCGGAGCTTCTGTGCGAACTGCACCCGTGGGCGGAAATGGTCCGCTATGCCAGGGGAGGAGGCGAGGCCCTAGCCGTGGCGGTGCGTATTGCGAGGGCCTTCACCGGGCGTGACCTGATAGCCTTCAGCGGATACCATGGCTGGCACGATTGGTATCTGGCTGCCAATCTGGCAGAGGAAAGCGCGCTCGACGGGCACCTTCTGCCGGGGCTCGAACCGAAAGGAGTGCCCCGAGGATTGTTAGGGACGTCAATGCCGTTCAGGTACAACCACATCGAAGAACTGGAAACTATTGTGGCAGAGCATGGATCTGCCCTTGCTGCCATCGTTATCGAACCCGTCAGGAGGAACGACCCGGCACCCGGATACCTGGAAGGCGTGCGTAATTATGCCGATAGAACGGGTGCTGTTCTGATTGTAGATGAGGTTTCGGCGGGATTCCGTATGAATACCGGGGGAGCCCATTTGCTTTACGGACTCACACCCGATATGGCCGTTTTTGCCAAATCGATGAGTAACGGTTACCCGATGGCAGCGGTCATAGGCAAAGCCGGTATCATGGAGGCTGCGCAAAGCACTTTCATCAGCAGCACGTACTGGACCGAAAGGATCGGGCCCTCGGCTGCCATCGCCACAATTCTGAAACATCGCAGGGAGGATGTTGCAAACCATCTTATAGATACAGGAAAGAGCATTCAGGAAGGCTGGCGCCAGGCAGCGGACAGTGTCGGTCTGAAGGTAGATATTGGAGGGATCCCGCCTGTCAGTCACATTGCTTTTCAGTACGAAGAGAGCCAGGCGCTTTCCACCCTTTTTACCCAACTCATGCTCGAAAGGGGATTTCTGGCGGCAAAGGCCTTTTATGCCACATACGCGCACACCGGGAACCACGTGGATTCTTATTTGTCGGCAGTGCGGGAAGTGTTTCCCATACTCGTGCAGACAGTGGATGAAGGGAGTGTTGCGGCCAGGTTGAAGGGCCCCGTGGCCCATACAGGTTTTCACCGCCTCACGTAG
- the pseG gene encoding UDP-2,4-diacetamido-2,4,6-trideoxy-beta-L-altropyranose hydrolase, with protein MKRFLLRMDASVQVGLGHLKRCVTLSEELKKRGHEVYFICRADTRSFLSRLMATIENEAEYMEWSLDPIEDAKHVTKCCARKRIDIAIVDHYRANEEYQKVLYEAGVRWLQFDGRASHPFWADWVLNMSPAANRSLYDGLIRKEARLLLGPGYAVLRREFAEKSGPKAIKGNVRRILLTFGGGDDAGAAMLCLNAIKSIDASKTVVMNSGTSQERSVRKWCDDPGNRTTAVFDTSDVSVYMAAADLGITAGGTTVFEMAALGVPLLMLQIADNQVPVCKAWQERGYGVNLGVIAHLKPEDVLRETSSLMEDEARRKDMSEKGASLVDGRGAGRVTEALLS; from the coding sequence ATGAAAAGATTCCTGCTGCGCATGGACGCATCTGTGCAGGTAGGCCTTGGGCACCTGAAGCGTTGCGTGACCCTTTCCGAAGAGCTGAAGAAGCGCGGACATGAGGTCTATTTTATCTGCCGCGCCGATACCCGGTCGTTCCTATCACGCCTGATGGCCACGATCGAGAATGAGGCCGAATACATGGAATGGTCGCTCGACCCGATTGAGGATGCTAAACACGTGACAAAGTGTTGTGCTCGAAAGAGGATAGACATTGCGATCGTCGATCATTACAGAGCCAATGAGGAATATCAAAAGGTCCTCTATGAAGCCGGCGTAAGATGGCTGCAGTTCGACGGCCGGGCGAGTCATCCGTTCTGGGCCGACTGGGTGTTGAACATGAGCCCGGCAGCCAATAGGAGTCTCTATGATGGTCTTATAAGAAAAGAGGCTCGCCTGTTGCTTGGACCGGGATATGCGGTCCTTCGCCGGGAATTTGCGGAAAAGAGCGGACCGAAGGCGATCAAAGGCAACGTACGCCGAATCCTTCTGACCTTCGGGGGCGGGGATGACGCAGGAGCGGCCATGCTGTGTCTGAATGCGATAAAGTCGATCGATGCCTCAAAGACCGTCGTGATGAACAGCGGGACATCACAGGAAAGGTCCGTGCGAAAATGGTGCGACGATCCCGGAAACAGAACGACAGCCGTGTTCGATACGAGTGATGTATCAGTCTATATGGCAGCTGCCGACCTCGGGATTACGGCGGGAGGAACCACTGTTTTCGAGATGGCTGCCTTGGGCGTGCCTCTTCTCATGCTTCAGATAGCTGACAATCAGGTCCCTGTATGCAAGGCATGGCAAGAGCGGGGATACGGGGTCAACCTCGGAGTGATCGCCCATCTGAAGCCTGAAGATGTTCTAAGGGAGACCAGTTCCCTGATGGAAGATGAAGCGCGCAGAAAGGACATGTCTGAAAAAGGGGCATCACTGGTGGATGGGCGTGGCGCAGGTCGTGTAACTGAAGCCCTTCTCTCGTAA
- a CDS encoding GNAT family N-acetyltransferase gives MSAKIIYWQDTDEEQLHRLYTTFPYPPYFGSPIVDERLQEYRFELVKRSVAQNPGAHFAAVDGRGRVLCAAQVRRTPHLSDHFGVEVAGIGNEAFLCDEKASNAEGFILFAGHLRKVAENAGVAFMTTTAASQTYQWIRALEEAGFRYADGFRHVTALVDEDYSAFLRDDLIMRGPVESDFDEIAYAYKHTPFPNHLLYEPEFDKEKVTRLYVKRYREVHEKLGRVFVAEWKGKFAGALNGIIDPDIRKELKIAVNHLSQGLIVHPRAAGTGVALALVACRNEWYREQRMKYGYFGSNINNLAMIRGLEKMGTRHAGIEINMVLRLKDKERFRRPPNADTATGSGSKSG, from the coding sequence ATGAGCGCAAAGATCATATACTGGCAAGATACTGACGAAGAGCAGCTGCACAGGTTGTATACAACCTTTCCTTACCCGCCTTATTTCGGGTCTCCCATAGTCGATGAACGGCTTCAGGAATACCGCTTTGAACTGGTTAAGCGTTCCGTCGCTCAGAATCCGGGTGCACATTTTGCCGCGGTAGATGGCCGTGGGCGTGTGCTCTGTGCCGCCCAGGTCAGGCGAACACCCCACCTCTCGGACCATTTTGGCGTTGAGGTTGCGGGAATCGGAAATGAGGCGTTTCTCTGCGACGAGAAGGCCTCCAATGCCGAGGGTTTCATTCTTTTTGCAGGTCATTTGAGGAAGGTGGCGGAAAATGCGGGTGTTGCATTCATGACGACCACCGCCGCTTCGCAGACATATCAGTGGATCCGTGCACTTGAAGAAGCGGGGTTCCGGTATGCCGATGGGTTCCGGCACGTGACAGCCCTTGTTGATGAGGACTACAGTGCATTCCTGCGGGACGACCTGATTATGCGCGGTCCCGTTGAATCGGATTTTGACGAGATAGCATACGCCTACAAGCACACCCCTTTCCCTAACCACCTCCTCTATGAGCCGGAGTTCGATAAGGAGAAGGTCACGAGACTCTACGTGAAGCGTTACCGTGAAGTCCACGAGAAGCTTGGAAGGGTGTTTGTGGCAGAGTGGAAGGGAAAGTTTGCCGGGGCCTTGAACGGCATTATAGATCCCGATATCCGCAAAGAACTCAAAATTGCCGTCAACCATCTGTCGCAGGGACTGATCGTTCATCCGCGGGCTGCAGGTACAGGAGTGGCCCTTGCTCTTGTTGCCTGTCGGAATGAGTGGTACCGCGAACAAAGGATGAAGTACGGGTATTTCGGTTCCAACATCAATAACCTTGCGATGATCAGAGGCCTGGAGAAAATGGGGACGAGGCATGCAGGGATCGAGATCAACATGGTGCTTCGCTTGAAGGACAAGGAAAGATTCCGCAGACCGCCGAATGCCGATACGGCGACAGGATCCGGATCGAAGTCAGGGTGA
- a CDS encoding Fe-S cluster protein, translating into MKSWEPPGKNCGLCGVRSCEEFTALVKAGERKLEMCVFYQREGVESAKGGIGPSIRPGSVDILGETYDFLLSSLPGEVSARKIVSPFRPDLVEKWKINEGDIVVGRPMSAGCPVQHVLQVIKASKVTGVLDTWCVGPEFSRNKKVFDVEAYVMLGFEGIAEVVQRAPQFGRRQRFLPGFCMMNLTHTGVVNMVLEKSYGLHVRVEDIRII; encoded by the coding sequence ATTAAGTCGTGGGAACCACCGGGAAAGAACTGCGGCCTTTGCGGGGTGAGAAGTTGTGAGGAATTCACTGCACTGGTCAAAGCCGGGGAAAGAAAGCTCGAAATGTGTGTCTTTTATCAACGCGAGGGTGTTGAGTCAGCGAAAGGAGGGATTGGGCCGTCGATAAGACCTGGTTCTGTCGACATTCTTGGAGAAACCTACGATTTCTTGTTGAGTTCCCTGCCAGGCGAGGTCTCGGCAAGGAAGATCGTCAGTCCTTTCAGACCTGACCTTGTCGAAAAATGGAAAATCAATGAAGGAGATATTGTTGTCGGCCGGCCAATGAGTGCCGGCTGTCCCGTTCAGCATGTTTTGCAGGTGATCAAGGCCAGCAAGGTGACGGGGGTTTTGGATACATGGTGTGTTGGACCGGAATTTTCCAGGAACAAGAAGGTGTTCGACGTGGAAGCTTACGTCATGCTTGGTTTTGAGGGGATTGCAGAGGTTGTCCAAAGAGCACCTCAATTCGGCAGACGCCAGAGGTTCCTTCCTGGTTTTTGCATGATGAACCTGACCCATACGGGTGTTGTAAACATGGTTCTCGAGAAATCTTACGGGCTTCACGTAAGGGTTGAAGACATAAGGATCATATAA
- a CDS encoding NAD-dependent epimerase/dehydratase family protein: MNVLITGAAGYIGNNLVAALCRAQEKVNIYAVDNFFSTSRRSFEQPIGKQGSGNSCVFFEFDFYDLENMVPLLEVMDVVVHLAEEKERKVYSERSTTTRPQVIRWQKNVEGYRRLLEASVICGVKRVVLGSWSGVYVESPGSRLSENEPIVPINQYYHQKISQEYYSKMFAYEYMLDTVTLRMSNVYGVGPASGRWKVDNEPGVISVMVEDALMKGSIEVHNKGEQKRNFVFVGDVVEALRKAIFYTGKLSGNTFNICSDKTTRIIDVAEMIAGICDVQIQHRDVKWQKNIVQHSISNTRAKKVFGYRPTDDMPARLEDMVETVRSSKDMI; encoded by the coding sequence GTGAATGTTCTGATCACGGGAGCAGCAGGGTATATTGGCAATAATCTTGTCGCTGCATTGTGCAGGGCGCAGGAAAAGGTGAATATTTATGCGGTCGACAATTTCTTCTCGACGAGCCGCAGATCTTTCGAGCAGCCCATCGGCAAGCAAGGTTCCGGGAACAGCTGTGTCTTTTTTGAGTTCGATTTCTACGACCTTGAAAATATGGTACCGTTACTCGAGGTGATGGATGTTGTTGTGCATCTGGCCGAGGAGAAGGAAAGGAAGGTCTATTCAGAACGTTCCACCACAACGCGTCCGCAGGTCATAAGATGGCAGAAAAATGTGGAAGGGTATCGGCGCCTTCTTGAGGCTTCCGTTATTTGCGGGGTGAAGAGGGTGGTTCTCGGTTCGTGGTCCGGTGTGTACGTCGAGTCGCCGGGAAGCAGGTTGTCGGAGAATGAACCTATTGTCCCTATCAACCAGTACTACCACCAGAAAATATCGCAAGAATATTACAGCAAGATGTTTGCCTATGAGTACATGCTTGATACAGTTACATTGAGGATGTCCAACGTCTATGGAGTGGGACCGGCTTCAGGACGGTGGAAGGTTGACAATGAACCAGGTGTGATATCAGTGATGGTTGAGGATGCGCTGATGAAAGGCTCCATCGAGGTCCACAATAAGGGTGAGCAGAAGAGGAATTTCGTATTTGTGGGGGACGTAGTGGAGGCACTGCGGAAGGCTATCTTCTATACAGGGAAGTTATCGGGTAACACCTTCAACATATGCTCCGACAAGACAACAAGGATCATTGATGTTGCCGAAATGATAGCAGGTATCTGTGACGTTCAGATCCAGCACAGGGACGTGAAGTGGCAGAAGAACATCGTCCAGCACTCCATATCGAACACTCGCGCGAAGAAGGTTTTCGGATACCGTCCAACGGATGATATGCCCGCGAGACTCGAGGACATGGTTGAGACAGTTAGAAGCTCAAAGGATATGATATGA
- a CDS encoding ATP-binding cassette domain-containing protein: MKIERITIFAGHDKDGIKESFDRLNVVAGNTVSIVGPTGSGKTSFVNDIEMLTQGDTITGRRMKINGKAPSMSYRQDASQNPIVLITQHTNFLADLTVNEFLTVHARARNIRSSETVERTIFLTNKLTGEKVSEKMKMTTLSGGQSRALMIADAVVIGQAPIVLLDEIENAGIFKKEAMEMVRSEGKIIIFVTHDPVVALLCDIRLVMKNGGIVKVHRTTEMEKKARKKIIEQDIMLNVVRERVRRGEVISL, translated from the coding sequence ATGAAGATAGAGAGGATCACCATATTTGCCGGTCACGACAAGGACGGGATAAAAGAGAGCTTTGACCGCCTGAATGTTGTTGCAGGTAATACCGTGTCTATCGTCGGTCCGACGGGGAGCGGAAAAACCTCCTTTGTAAACGACATCGAAATGCTGACCCAGGGGGACACGATCACCGGGAGAAGAATGAAGATCAACGGCAAGGCTCCTTCGATGTCATACAGGCAGGATGCATCGCAAAACCCTATAGTGTTGATAACCCAGCACACCAACTTTCTTGCAGACCTGACGGTGAACGAATTTCTGACCGTACACGCAAGAGCCAGGAACATACGCTCTTCGGAGACCGTGGAGAGGACGATCTTCCTGACCAACAAACTGACTGGGGAAAAGGTCAGTGAGAAGATGAAGATGACAACTTTGTCGGGAGGGCAGTCTCGAGCGCTGATGATAGCGGACGCGGTCGTGATCGGCCAGGCTCCGATCGTTCTTCTCGACGAGATAGAAAATGCCGGTATATTCAAGAAAGAAGCCATGGAGATGGTGAGGTCGGAAGGGAAGATAATTATCTTCGTAACGCATGACCCGGTGGTTGCCCTTTTGTGTGACATTCGATTGGTTATGAAGAACGGCGGTATCGTAAAGGTCCACAGGACGACCGAAATGGAAAAGAAGGCCAGGAAGAAGATAATAGAGCAGGACATCATGCTCAACGTTGTTCGTGAAAGGGTGAGGAGAGGGGAGGTCATTTCACTGTGA
- a CDS encoding cobalamin biosynthesis protein, producing the protein MKLINFAGTSSAGKTAVIKNIIRALYPQVKVSYLKIDVVVAFEKEELEKEFPDLPIKVVYAGDLCPDHASVMVMKDAVRWAQTNGSEMLMVESAGLCLRCSPYLNQGLGVVVLSMLGGMNSPLKMGPMVSLADIAVVTKIDLISQAEREVFREKIREVSKSIRIYEMNALHGTGTTRLLSELDGIKDVVVDDLRLKGVPPLGVCTICIGKKEIGWDNHFGVIRKLEGADYLYRGE; encoded by the coding sequence ATGAAGCTGATCAATTTCGCGGGGACGTCATCGGCCGGGAAAACAGCCGTTATCAAGAACATCATTCGGGCATTGTACCCGCAGGTGAAGGTATCGTATCTGAAGATTGACGTGGTTGTGGCCTTTGAAAAGGAGGAATTGGAGAAGGAATTTCCCGATCTGCCCATCAAGGTGGTCTACGCCGGCGACCTGTGCCCCGACCATGCGAGCGTCATGGTCATGAAAGATGCCGTCAGGTGGGCTCAGACCAACGGGAGCGAGATGCTCATGGTGGAGAGCGCGGGGCTGTGCCTTCGTTGCTCCCCCTATCTCAATCAGGGCCTTGGCGTTGTCGTCCTGAGTATGCTTGGTGGGATGAATTCGCCTCTCAAGATGGGGCCGATGGTGTCGCTGGCCGACATAGCGGTTGTCACCAAGATCGATCTTATCAGCCAGGCTGAAAGAGAAGTCTTCAGGGAAAAAATACGGGAGGTTAGCAAGTCGATCAGGATATACGAGATGAACGCCCTTCATGGGACTGGGACGACAAGATTATTGTCGGAACTGGATGGAATTAAGGATGTGGTGGTCGATGACCTTCGCCTGAAAGGCGTTCCGCCGTTGGGCGTTTGCACGATTTGTATCGGTAAGAAAGAAATCGGCTGGGACAATCATTTCGGTGTGATCCGCAAGCTCGAAGGGGCCGATTACCTTTACCGGGGAGAGTAG
- a CDS encoding transferase: MEAGRYCEISEDLVHGKNFKCASFVKIEQDVVIGDNVTVESFVVIRSGARLGDNVTLEEHAVVLSGSTIGSRTKIGTYSKVGKSALVGENCRFTAYCEIRDNCRLGNNVSMGSRGTLSAGTVVEDDVIMKYAFVVTDTPIVGQEQVKSVGTLKKGSRFGASVTIMPGVTVGENSEIGACSQVRHDVPDNEVWYGNPACFFKKR, encoded by the coding sequence ATGGAAGCAGGTAGATATTGCGAAATATCAGAAGATCTGGTTCATGGAAAGAACTTCAAATGCGCTTCATTTGTGAAGATTGAGCAGGACGTGGTCATCGGGGACAATGTCACGGTCGAGAGTTTTGTCGTGATCAGGTCGGGGGCCAGACTGGGGGACAATGTCACGCTTGAAGAGCATGCTGTGGTGCTATCGGGGAGCACTATAGGATCAAGAACGAAGATAGGGACCTACTCAAAAGTCGGCAAAAGCGCGTTGGTTGGGGAGAATTGCAGGTTTACAGCGTATTGCGAGATAAGGGACAACTGCAGGTTAGGCAACAACGTTTCTATGGGGAGCCGGGGCACGCTTTCAGCGGGAACGGTCGTCGAGGACGATGTGATAATGAAATATGCTTTTGTCGTGACCGATACCCCTATAGTCGGACAGGAACAGGTGAAGAGCGTGGGAACGCTTAAGAAGGGGTCTCGTTTCGGTGCCAGCGTGACTATTATGCCCGGGGTGACCGTCGGAGAGAATTCGGAAATCGGCGCATGTTCCCAGGTGCGCCATGATGTACCGGATAATGAGGTATGGTACGGAAATCCAGCCTGCTTTTTCAAAAAGCGTTAA
- a CDS encoding NTP transferase domain-containing protein, protein MKRIAIIEARMKSSRLPGKVLKPILGRPMLEMLVERIKRSRCLDQVVIATTVSGSDDPIVELAEKLGVGCFRGSEEDVLDRVLSAAHEYNADVIVEITGDCPLIESKKIDDMLKAYHYLDHDFMANRLDGSYPPGLGLRIFRRQTLERVDSLTKDPVDREHVTLYVWEHPESFSIYHFQNNLDRRYWDIRLTVDNDEDFLLIERIFEELYPIEPDFGVYEIIDLLKAHPELLEINRHIQDKPIR, encoded by the coding sequence ATGAAGAGGATTGCTATCATTGAAGCGCGTATGAAATCGTCCCGACTTCCGGGAAAGGTCCTGAAACCAATATTGGGCAGACCCATGCTCGAAATGCTGGTGGAACGGATCAAGCGATCCCGTTGTCTTGACCAAGTTGTCATCGCAACGACGGTTTCCGGGTCAGACGACCCTATTGTAGAACTGGCTGAAAAACTCGGTGTAGGTTGTTTCAGGGGCAGCGAAGAGGACGTTCTTGACCGGGTTCTGTCAGCGGCCCATGAATATAATGCGGATGTGATCGTGGAGATAACGGGTGACTGTCCGCTCATTGAATCGAAAAAAATTGACGATATGTTGAAGGCCTACCACTACCTTGACCATGATTTCATGGCCAACCGTCTCGACGGTTCATATCCCCCAGGACTGGGGCTCCGTATCTTTCGGCGGCAGACCCTGGAGAGGGTGGACAGTCTGACGAAGGACCCTGTCGACAGGGAGCATGTGACACTTTACGTGTGGGAGCACCCCGAGTCTTTCTCCATCTACCATTTTCAGAACAACCTCGACAGAAGGTACTGGGACATACGCTTGACAGTTGACAACGATGAGGATTTCTTGTTGATCGAGAGGATCTTCGAAGAATTGTATCCCATCGAGCCCGATTTTGGAGTGTACGAAATCATCGATCTCTTGAAGGCCCACCCCGAGTTGCTCGAGATCAACAGGCACATTCAGGATAAGCCGATCCGATAG
- a CDS encoding Gfo/Idh/MocA family oxidoreductase, translating to MKKYRAAIIGLGQIGQGFDYDRLDDAVVATHASGYTYHPGYELVGAVDPDGAQRKRFEEKFRRPSFVDMSSLMAESNPEVFSIATPAAQHLSVFVDIMRYRPAAVLCEKPIAASVADGRKMQAMAEECGCALAVNYMRRYEPGSVEVRRTIAERELGEVFKGAVWYSKGLVNNGSHFVDLLRYWLGDVDEVKITDQGRKWNGTDPEPDLCLKFNGVPIYLLAGREELFSIGKMELMCERGSIVYADSGNLIEVRRTYPSPLFKGYMLLSPETKVVPTDLRRYQLHVLEALYRHLTCGETLNSDGTSATQTLEVIECVCGQLNEGVL from the coding sequence GTGAAGAAATACCGAGCCGCAATAATCGGCCTTGGCCAGATTGGCCAGGGTTTCGATTACGACCGTTTGGACGACGCAGTGGTCGCCACTCATGCGTCAGGGTATACGTATCACCCGGGTTATGAACTGGTTGGGGCCGTTGACCCTGATGGTGCGCAGCGAAAAAGGTTCGAGGAGAAATTCCGGCGACCTTCCTTTGTCGATATGTCTTCGTTGATGGCTGAAAGCAACCCTGAGGTGTTTTCCATCGCTACTCCCGCAGCCCAGCATCTTTCAGTTTTCGTCGATATCATGCGATACCGTCCCGCTGCCGTGTTATGCGAGAAGCCTATCGCAGCATCGGTGGCTGACGGCCGGAAGATGCAGGCGATGGCTGAAGAATGCGGGTGCGCTCTTGCGGTCAATTATATGCGCCGTTATGAACCTGGAAGTGTCGAGGTAAGGCGGACGATCGCTGAGCGGGAGTTGGGAGAAGTATTCAAAGGGGCTGTCTGGTACAGCAAAGGGCTGGTGAACAACGGTTCCCATTTCGTTGACCTTCTTCGCTATTGGCTTGGTGATGTTGATGAAGTGAAGATCACCGATCAGGGCAGAAAATGGAATGGAACGGATCCTGAACCCGATCTGTGCCTCAAATTTAACGGAGTGCCGATCTATCTTCTGGCGGGTCGTGAAGAGTTGTTTTCCATCGGTAAAATGGAATTGATGTGCGAGAGAGGCTCTATTGTCTATGCTGATTCCGGAAACCTGATTGAGGTTCGCAGGACCTATCCGAGCCCGCTGTTTAAGGGGTATATGCTGCTTTCCCCCGAGACCAAGGTTGTGCCTACCGACCTGAGACGATATCAGTTGCATGTCCTTGAAGCTCTCTACAGGCACCTGACATGTGGGGAAACGCTTAATTCGGATGGCACAAGCGCCACACAGACACTTGAGGTCATCGAGTGTGTCTGCGGCCAGTTGAACGAGGGGGTACTATGA